In Antarcticibacterium arcticum, the genomic stretch GTTATTTTATGTGGCTCCATAATTTTAAATTTTAGAGGTTTGCCAGGGTAAAGGAATTAACTTTTGCCTGCAGCCTTGTTTAATTTTTCCAGATCAAACTTCCTTATTTGAAGGACAGCATCCATTATGCGGTTTGCCTTATCTTTATCGGGATCATTTAAAATTTCATTCATTCCTGCGGGAGCAACCTGCCAGGAAACACCAAATTTATCTTTAAGCCAACCGCATTGTTGAGCAGCTGGGTCACCTCCTGCTGTTAACTCATTCCAGTAATAATCTATTTCTTTTTGATCTTTACAGTTCACCATAAATGAGATTGCCTCGCTAAAAGGAAAATCATTCTCCATCCCGCTATCCATTGCCATAAAAGTCTGATCTTCCAGGCTAAACTGGGCATGCATTATATGGCCATTTGCAAAAGGGTTTTCCTTGCCATAAGTAAGCATTCCCTGTATATAGGAATTATGAAAGACTGAAGTATAAAAAGCAATTGCCTCTGCTGCCTTTCCCTGATTCTTCCCGGTAAAAAATATCATTGGTACCACCGTTTCCGGGGAGCTGCGTTCTTTTTCGAGCATCACCTGCCAGTTAACCCCAAAACGATCCTGTAACCAGCCGTATTTCGGGCTCCAGTCATAAGTATCAAGTGGCATCATTTCACTGCCACCTTCTAAAAGCCTTCCCCACACTTCTTCCAATTTTTTTTCATCTTCATACAACAGGAAAAAAGAAATAGAAGAATTAAACTTGAAATCGGGCCCACCGTTTAAAGCTACCATTCTGTAATTTTCTATGGAAAAATCAACAGTCATAATAGAGTCCGTTTCTTGTTTATGGATCTCTTTACCTGCCCCCGGAAACCTGGTAATTGAATTTATTTTTGCATTCTTAAATACCGTGGTATAAAAATCTACCGCCTCCTTTGCATTGGTATCAAACCATAAAAAAGGAAGGATTTTTTGTGCCGTATTATCCATGGTCGAAGCTTTAAATTAGACGTATTATTAATTTATACCTGCAGGATGAATGTAAGCTAAAGTGCTGATCCTAAGTTATAAAATAATATAATACAGTGAATTTATTTTATCCAGAGCTTTTAAATATTTATACCAGGGCCTCTCTTAAAATGCTTACAGGATGTTTAGCGGTCCTTTGGGTACCGTCATAAATCTGGTGCCTGCAGCTGGTGCCATTTGCAGCAATAATAATTTCCGGCGCAGCTTTTCGCACAGCGGGAAAAAGGCTTTGCTCTCCAATATTCATACTAATGTCATAATGCTCTGCCTCATATCCAAAGGAACCTGCCATCCCGCAACATCCGGAAGATATAATAGTAGGTTTGTAATTTACCGGGAAATTAAGAATATCAAATGTTACAGCAGAATTTGACAGGGCTTTCTGGTGGCAGTGGGTATGTATTTTAAGGATCTTTTCTGCTGAAGTAAAGGAACTCTCTTTAATATTTCCTGCTGAAATTTCCTTTTTTAAAAACTCCTCTACCAACATAGAATTTTTTGAAAGATTTTCAGCCGCTTCAGGGTCATTGGCAAGTCGTAAATACTCATCCCTAAAACTTAATATGGCTGAAGGTTCAATTCCCAGCAAGGGAGTGGTGGCCGAGATCTTATCGCTGAATAGCCGAACGTTCTTATTTGCAAGTTCCTTTGCTTCTTCGAGAAAACCTTTGGAAATATGGCTTCTGCCGCTTTCAGCATTCTCAAGGATCTCTACCTGGTAATTTAGTGTGGAAAGTAGCTCCAGGGTGTCCATTCCAATTTCTGCATCCAGGTAATTGGTAAACTCATCATTGAACAAATAAACTGTGGCAATAGGAGATTTTACTTTAAGCCTTTCGCGGTTTTTCTTATAATAAACTGATAGGGAGGTTTTAGATAACTTTGGTAATTCCCTTTGAGGGGCAACTCCCATTACTTTTTTTGCCAGGGAGGAAGTAATACTGTTCTTAAAGAAAAAATTGGCTATCCCGGGCATCCCGGAGCCCATTTTATTCATTCTTCCATTATTGACAAAAGCCCGGTTCCTTAAAGATCTGCCGTTTGTTTTTTGATACTGGTATTGAAATTCGGCTTTTAAAGCTGCCACATCTACATTGGAGGGACATTCGCTCTTGCAACCTTTACAACTTATGCACAGGTCAAAAACCTCCTTTAGCTCTTCATGGTCAAAACGGTTTGGTTTTTCTGAATTGGTCAAAAATTCCCGCAGGGCATTTGCCCTTGCACGGGTTGTATCTTTTTCATTTTTTGTTGCCCGGTAACTGGGACACATCGTACCCCCCGCTTCTACAGATTTTCTGCAATCACCGCTCCCGTTACATTTTTCGGCAAGTCGCAGGATCCCTTCAGAATCATTAAAATTCATTAGGGTGTGGACTTCAGGCTCTTTCCGGTTCGGAACGTACCTAAGGAAGGAATCCATGGGCGGTGCATTTATGATCTTTCCCGGGTTGAATATATTATTTGGGTCGAAGACTTTCTTTACTTCTTTTAAAAGTTCATAGTTTTTGGCCCCAATCATTTGCTCAATGAACTCTGCCCGTAATCTTCCGTCTCCGTGTTCCCCACTCATGGAGCCGTTATACTTTTTTACCAGGCTGGCAACGTCCTCTGTGATACGGCGGAACAAAGCCACATCTTCAGTCTTCTTTAAATTAAGAATGGGTCTTAAATGCAGCTCTCCGGCCCCGGCGTGTGCATAATAGACAGCATCCTGGCCGTGGTCCTTCATAATTTGCGAGAATTCCAGGATATAATTTGCCAGGTCCGGGAGGGCTACTGCCGTATCTTCAATACAGGCAACAGCCTTCCTATCCCCTATCATATTGCCTAAAAGTCCTAATCCGGCTTTTCTAAGCTCCAGGGCAAGGTCTATTTGTTCGTCCATCAATACAGGAAGGGAATAGCTTAAATTGCTTTTTTCAAGCCTGTTTAATAGTTGATGCACCTCGTCATGCAGGATCTCTGTTGAATGGGACCTTAATTCCAGCATTAAAATGGCCTTGGGATCTCCTTCTATAAAGAAGCGGTTTCCCTTATACTTGAGGTTTTGTTTGGTACAATCCAGGATCACTTTATCCATCATCTCACAGGTGTACAATGGGCTTTCCATGGCAGGAACCACTGCCAGCATACAATCTTCGATCGTATTGAAATGTGCCGCTATCATGGCCGAATGCGGGGGAGGAAGAACGTCCAGTTCCAGCGTGATCTCCGTGGTAAAGGCTAAAGTTCCCTCACTGCCGGATAATAACCGGCATAAATTAAAAATTTCTCCATCACCTGTGAAAACTTCCGATTTTATTAATTCATCAATTGCATAACCGGTATTGCGACGGTGAATTTCTTTATTTGGGAATTTATCCCAAATTTCATCTTGCACTTCAGCAGGTGATAAAAGCCGGAATAATTCAGCATATATTTTTCCTTCAGCACCCCCCAGGGTTATTTTATCATGGAATTCTTTGGCAGATAGAGAGGTAAATTCAGCTTCGTACCCATCGCTCAATACGGTTTTTAAGCTAAGTACCTTGTCACGGGTTGTTCCATATTTTATGGAAGTGGTACCGCTGGAATTATTCCCAACCATACCCCCAATCATGCATCTGTTCGATGTAGAGGTGTTTGGCCCGAAGAAAAGACCATGTTCCAGGAGTCTCCGGTTTAAATCATCCCTTATTACGCCGGGTTGAACAATTGCGATCCTTTTATCTTTATCTATTTTAAGGATCTTATTGAAATATCTTGAGGTGTCTACAACAATCCCGCTGCCAACACATTGCCCCGCAAGCGAGGTGCCGGCGGTCCTGGGAATAAGGCCAATCCCCTTGGAGGTCGCAAACTTAATAAGTTCCTTCAGGTCGTTTATAGATCTGGGGAAACACACAGCTAAAGGTAGCTCCCTGTAAACGGAAGCATCTGTTGCATAAATACTTTTATAAAGGTTGTCATCAACAAGTTCGCCCTCAAGGACTTCTGCCAATTTTTTAAGATCTGATTGCATCATAGCGCTAAAATAACAAATATTCCGGGTACCCGCTTAACAGATTTTTTAGTGATTATTAACAATACATTGGCTTACGGGGAAATGATCATATAATTTTAACATTTATATTTGCGGTTCAAATTAAAACCGAACAGATATGAAAAAATTATTTTTATTAACTTTTTTTGCAGTAGGATTTGGATTAAGCTCACAAGCTCAAACAATTGCAGATAATGCAATTGGTTTGCGTTTTGGAGGAGGAGATGGTCTGGGTGCAGAGGTTTCTTACCAACGTGCTCTGGGAACCAACAATAACAGGCTGGAATTAGACCTGGGTTGGAGAAACGACAGCAATTTCGATGCTTTTAAACTTGCCGCTCTTTATCAATGGGTATGGAATATTGACGGCGGATTTAACTGGTATGTAGGTGTTGGTGGTGGTGTTGGAAGTGTTGAAGATAAGCGTATTGGTGACCGAAGAGGTAACGATGGTACTTTCTTATTTGCTGCCGGAGATATAGGAATTGAATATAACTTTGATATTCCTTTATTGATCTCTTTAGATTTCCGTCCGGAATTTGGATTTAATGACTATACCGTATTAAATGAGTTTTCTCCGGATATAGCTTTAGGTATAAGATACCAGTTCTAGTTGAACATATATTAATTTAAAAAGGCGCAAAAAATTAAATTTGCGCCTTTTTTATTTCCTCTAATGCCTTTTCATACAATTTCTCATAAACAGGAACAACTTTATGCAGGTCATAGACTTTGGCCTGTTCCCGGGCTCCTTTTTTAAATTTATTCAAAGTTTCCTCATCTTTTAAAATGGCAAGCGCATTTTTTCCCATTTCCTCTACATTTCCTACTTCGCTTAAAAACCCTGAAACTCCGTGAATATTTACCTCAGGAAGCCCTCCGGTATTGGTGGAAATTACCGGAACACTATTCACCATAGCTTCCAGTGCAGCAAGCCCAAAACTCTCTTTTTCTGAAGGAAGGAGGAAAAGATCTGAAAAACACAGGATCTTATCTACTTCGTTACTTTGGCCTACAAAAAGCACCTTATCCTGGATCCCCAGATCAAAAACAAGATTTTCTGCCATTTCTTTGTCCGGCCCTCGCCTATCATAATAAGTTTAGCTTTCTTCTCCCTGCATATTATTTCAAAGATCCTTATAACATCGGCAATACGTTTAACGGGTCTAAAATTGCTTATATGGGAAACTATATACTCATCATCATCAGCCATCAGCGTACGTTGGCAATCGGTGAAATTTTTGAGGTAATTGTCCACCTCAATAAAATTGGGCACCACAAAAATCTCTTTTTTAATATTAAACAGGTTTATGGTGTCTTCTTTAAGGCTTTGAGAAACAGAAGTCACCACATCACTGTGATTTATACTAAAAGTTACTGCAGGTTTATAAAAAGGATGGTTTCCTACCAGGGTGATATCTGTACCATGTAAAGTTGTTACCATAGGAATGTGGATACCTTCTTCGGCAAGCATTTTCTTGGCCATATAACCCGCATAGGCATGAGGTATGGCGTAATGTACATGTAAAAGTTCAATGCCATATAGTTTTACCATATTAACAAGTTTACTGCTAAGAGCAAGCTCATATGGCTGAAAATGAAAAAGCGGATAATCTGGTACGTTTACCTCGTGAAAATGAATGTTCCGGTTAAGTTGCTCAAGTCTCACGGGTTGGCTATAGGTAATAAAGTGGATCTCATGGCCCCTTTTAGAAAGTTCCATTCCCAACTCTGTGGCAACTACCCCGCTACCACCAAACGTGGGATAGCAAACAATGGCTATTTTCATTAAATAAATTTATTAATTAAGTAAATCCCCGGTTTATTAAAACTCAATGGAATCGTAGATCACCTGCTGTATCTTTTCCCTTAAATCACTTTGGATAAGTTTCCTGTTATCTACATCGGGAAAGGTCCTGTTTGATAAAAATACATAAACAATCTCTTCCTCAGGATCTGCCCAAGCCAAAGTTCCGGTAAAACCGGTATGTCCAAAACTTGATAGCGAAACACATCCACAGGTAGGCCCGCTTT encodes the following:
- a CDS encoding VOC family protein codes for the protein MDNTAQKILPFLWFDTNAKEAVDFYTTVFKNAKINSITRFPGAGKEIHKQETDSIMTVDFSIENYRMVALNGGPDFKFNSSISFFLLYEDEKKLEEVWGRLLEGGSEMMPLDTYDWSPKYGWLQDRFGVNWQVMLEKERSSPETVVPMIFFTGKNQGKAAEAIAFYTSVFHNSYIQGMLTYGKENPFANGHIMHAQFSLEDQTFMAMDSGMENDFPFSEAISFMVNCKDQKEIDYYWNELTAGGDPAAQQCGWLKDKFGVSWQVAPAGMNEILNDPDKDKANRIMDAVLQIRKFDLEKLNKAAGKS
- a CDS encoding FAD-binding and (Fe-S)-binding domain-containing protein, whose product is MQSDLKKLAEVLEGELVDDNLYKSIYATDASVYRELPLAVCFPRSINDLKELIKFATSKGIGLIPRTAGTSLAGQCVGSGIVVDTSRYFNKILKIDKDKRIAIVQPGVIRDDLNRRLLEHGLFFGPNTSTSNRCMIGGMVGNNSSGTTSIKYGTTRDKVLSLKTVLSDGYEAEFTSLSAKEFHDKITLGGAEGKIYAELFRLLSPAEVQDEIWDKFPNKEIHRRNTGYAIDELIKSEVFTGDGEIFNLCRLLSGSEGTLAFTTEITLELDVLPPPHSAMIAAHFNTIEDCMLAVVPAMESPLYTCEMMDKVILDCTKQNLKYKGNRFFIEGDPKAILMLELRSHSTEILHDEVHQLLNRLEKSNLSYSLPVLMDEQIDLALELRKAGLGLLGNMIGDRKAVACIEDTAVALPDLANYILEFSQIMKDHGQDAVYYAHAGAGELHLRPILNLKKTEDVALFRRITEDVASLVKKYNGSMSGEHGDGRLRAEFIEQMIGAKNYELLKEVKKVFDPNNIFNPGKIINAPPMDSFLRYVPNRKEPEVHTLMNFNDSEGILRLAEKCNGSGDCRKSVEAGGTMCPSYRATKNEKDTTRARANALREFLTNSEKPNRFDHEELKEVFDLCISCKGCKSECPSNVDVAALKAEFQYQYQKTNGRSLRNRAFVNNGRMNKMGSGMPGIANFFFKNSITSSLAKKVMGVAPQRELPKLSKTSLSVYYKKNRERLKVKSPIATVYLFNDEFTNYLDAEIGMDTLELLSTLNYQVEILENAESGRSHISKGFLEEAKELANKNVRLFSDKISATTPLLGIEPSAILSFRDEYLRLANDPEAAENLSKNSMLVEEFLKKEISAGNIKESSFTSAEKILKIHTHCHQKALSNSAVTFDILNFPVNYKPTIISSGCCGMAGSFGYEAEHYDISMNIGEQSLFPAVRKAAPEIIIAANGTSCRHQIYDGTQRTAKHPVSILREALV